From Coturnix japonica isolate 7356 chromosome 3, Coturnix japonica 2.1, whole genome shotgun sequence, the proteins below share one genomic window:
- the ECHDC1 gene encoding ethylmalonyl-CoA decarboxylase isoform X4 — MMLELQERVTELEDWKDGKGLIICGAGNTFCSGSDLNAVKAISNSQDGMNMCMFMQNTLTRLMRLPLISVALVQGRALGGGAELTTACDFRLMTPGSEIRFVHKHMGLVPGWGGAARLVRIVGSRAALQLLSGARGVDPERALHLGLSDGTLSSSDETGSLEEARAWLSQYTEGPASVIRAVKKVVTAGRELPLEAALRTEKDVFGTVWGGPANLEALARRQKHK, encoded by the exons ATGATGCTGGAACTCCAGGAGAGGGTAACTGAACTGGAAGACTGGAAGGATGGCAAAGGCCTTATCATCTGTGGTGCAGGAAACACTTTTTGTTCTGGATCTGATCTGAATGCTGTCAAAGCAATATCCAATTCCCAG GATGGGATGAATATGTGCATGTTTATGCAAAATACCTTAACCAGACTCATGAg GTTGCCGTTGATCAGCGTTGCACTAGTCCAAGGACGGGCACTTGGAGGAGGAGCAGAACTTACCACAGCATGTGATTTCAG GTTGATGACGCCAGGCAGTGAGATTCGATTTGTCCATAAGCACATGGGCCTGGTGCCAGGCTGGGGAGGAGCTGCCAGGCTGGTGCGAATCGTTGGCAGTAGAGCTGCCCTCCAGCTGCTGAGTGGGGCTCGTGGGGTGGACCCTGAGAGAGCTCTGCATCTCGGGCTGTCAGATGGGACCTTGTCTTCTTCAGATGAAACTGGATCACTAGAAGAAGCTCGAGCCTGGCTGAGTCAGTACACAGAGGGCCCAGCTAGTGTGATTCGGGCTGTGAAAAAGGTGGTCACAGCTGGAAGAGAACTGCCACTGGAAGCTGCCTTAAGGACAGAGAAAGATGTTTTTGGAACTGTGTGGGGTGGGCCTGCCAATTTGGAGGCATTGGCTAGAAGACAAAAGCATAAATGA